The Glycine soja cultivar W05 chromosome 3, ASM419377v2, whole genome shotgun sequence genome window below encodes:
- the LOC114405833 gene encoding probable phosphopantothenoylcysteine decarboxylase, giving the protein MAGSEPVRAEGETMAVDAAPRKPRILLAASGSVAAVKFANLCHCFSEWADVRAVSTSASLHFIDRAAMPKDVILYTDDNEWSSWKKLGDSVLHIELRKWADIMVIAPLSANTLGKIAGGLCDNLLTCIVRAWDYSKPFFVAPAMNTFMWNNPFTERHLISIDELGISLIPPVTKRLACGDYGNGAMAEPSTIYSTVRLFYESKAQQGNGDI; this is encoded by the exons ATGGCCGGTTCAGAACCTGTTAGGGCAGAGGGAGAGACTATGGCTGTGGATGCTGCCCCAAGGAAGCCCCGGATTCTACTTGCTGCGAGTGGGAGTGTTGCTGCTGTCAAATTTGCAAATCTTTGTCACTGTTTCTCTGAATGGGCAGATGTAAGAGCAGTTTCCACAAGTGCATCTTTGCATTTCATTGATAGAGCAGCAATGCCCAAGGATGTAATTCTATACACGGATGACAATGAATGGTCTAGTTGGAAGAAATTAGGTGATAGCGTGCTTCACATTGAGCTTCGCAAATGGGCTGATATCATGGTCATCGCTCCATTATCAGCAAACACCCTTGGCAAG ATTGCTGGAGGGTTGTGTGACAATCTACTGACATGCATCGTTCGAGCCTGGGACTACAGCAAGCCATTCTTTGTTGCACCAGCCATGAACACTTTTATGTGGAACAATCCTTTCACAGAGCGGCATCTCATCTCCATTGATGAGCTTGGCATTTCTCTCATCCCGCCTGTTACAAAGAGGTTAGCTTGTGGGGACTATGGCAATGGTGCCATGGCTGAACCCTCTACCATTTACTCAACTGTAAGGCTCTTCTATGAGTCTAAGGCTCAGCAAGGTAATGGTGATATCTGA